A stretch of Heterodontus francisci isolate sHetFra1 chromosome 1, sHetFra1.hap1, whole genome shotgun sequence DNA encodes these proteins:
- the smim19 gene encoding small integral membrane protein 19, with protein sequence MAAARVMAGGAGMDYTVHEAWNDATNVYLIAILVSFGLLVYARKNKRKIMRIFTVPPAADATPEPNFYDNLQKVRFRQQLEMYYIARKYDQQQGQSDSVQLTVE encoded by the exons ATGGCGGCGGCGAGAGTAATGGCGGGCGGCGCGGGGATGGACTACACAGTGCACGAGGCCTGGAACGATGCAACCAACGTTTATCTGATCGCCATTCTGGTCAGCTTCGGCCTCCTGGTCTATGCGCGCAA AAATAAAAGGAAGATCATGAGGATATTTACTGTGCCTCCGGCCGCTGATGCAACACCTGAGCCCAACTTTTATGACAACTTACAGAAAGTTCGCTTCCGCCAACAGTTAGAAATGTATTATATTG CACGAAAGTACGACCAACAGCAAGGACAGTCGGACAGTGTGCAGCTTACAGTGGAGTGA